A window from Gossypium raimondii isolate GPD5lz chromosome 7, ASM2569854v1, whole genome shotgun sequence encodes these proteins:
- the LOC105799589 gene encoding ribulose-1,5 bisphosphate carboxylase/oxygenase large subunit N-methyltransferase, chloroplastic isoform X2: protein MKNETRRLRTVKTAHIMITVENDQSPIRASRLGFSSFATFPSLSDKVIPSQFPAMAEASRIFHSTLIPTLSLQLSKPCYNSHVYPSLSLKKAPRPVQCSVSTSETKSTSSNATQEVPWGCDIDSLENAEALQKWLSNSGLPPQKMAIDKVAVGERGLVALKNIRKGEKLLFVPPSLFITADSEWSSPEAGLVLKQYSVPDWPLLATYLISEASAQKSSRWCNYISALPRQPYSLLYWTRAELDRYLEASQIRQRAIERVTDVIGTYNDLRLRIFSKYPDIFPEEVFNMETFRWSFGILFSRLVRLPSMDGKVALVPWADMLNHSCEVETFLDYDKSSQGVVFTTDRAYQPGEQVFISYGKKSNGELLLSYGFVPKEGANPSDSVELPLSLKKSDKCYKEKLEALRKHGLSTSQCYPIQITGWPLELMAYAYLAVSPPSMSKQFDEIAAAASNKSTIKKDLRYPDIEEKALQFILDSCESSISKYSKFLQVSGSMDLDVTTPKQLNRRVFLKQLAVDLCTSEQRILFRAQYVAMHACATLE from the exons atgaaaaatgaaacgcGTCGTTTGAGAACAGTTAAAACCGCGCATATAATGATAACTGTCGAAAACGACCAAAGCCCAATCAGAGCCTCTCGCTTGGGATTCTCTTCTTTCGCAACCTTTCCTTCTCTATCAGATAAGGTAATCCCTTCTCAGTTCCCCGCCATGGCGGAAGCTTCTAGAATCTTCCATTCAACACTCATTCCAACACTCTCTCTACAACTCAGCAAGCCATGTTACAATTCTCACGTTTACCCTTCACTCTCTCTCAAGAAAGCACCACGCCCAGTTCAATGCTCAGTTTCCACAAGCGAAACCAAATCGACGTCGTCGAATGCGACCCAGGAAGTGCCTTGGGGCTGCGACATTGATTCCTTGGAGAACGCAGAGGCGCTTCAGAAATGGCTTTCGAATTCAGGGTTGCCTCCCCAGAAGATGGCCATAGACAAAGTGGCAGTAGGGGAGAGAGGATTGGTTGCTTTGAAGAATATCAGGAAGGGTGAGAAGCTTCTCTTTGTGCCTCCCTCGCTTTTCATCACTGCAGATTCA GAGTGGAGTTCCCCTGAGGCTGGTCTAGTATTAAAACAGTATTCCGTTCCAGATTGGCCCTTGTTAGCAACCTATCTTATTAGTGAAGCAAGTGCCCAAAAATCTTCAAGATGGTGCAATTATATTTCAGCCCTTCCTCGGCAACCCTATTCTCTTTTATACTG GACACGTGCAGAGCTAGACAGGTATCTTGAAGCATCTCAGATAAGGCAGCGGGCTATCGAAAGAGTTACTGATGTTATCGGAAC ATACAATGATTTAAGACTTAGGATATTTTCCAAGTATCCTGATATATTCCCGGAAGAG GTATTCAATATGGAGACATTCAGATGGTCCTTTGGCATTCTTTTCTCACGATTG GTAAGGCTACCTTCAATGGATGGAAAAGTTGCCTTGGTTCCTTGGGCAGATATGCTCAATCACAGCTGTGAG GTGGAAACGTTTTTGGATTATGACAAATCATCACAAGGTGTTGTCTTTACAACAGATCGAGCGTATCAGCCTGGTGAGCAG GTTTTCATATCATACGGAAAAAAATCTAATGGAGAGCTGTTGTTATCTTATGGATTTGTTCCAAAGGAGGGCGCTAATCCTAGTGATTCAGTAGAGCTACCTCTATCCCTTAAAAAATCTGATAAATGCTATAAGGAGAAGTTGGAAGCTCTGAGGAAGCATGGATTATCTAC TTCTCAGTGTTATCCCATACAAATCACTGGTTGGCCATTGGAGTTAATGGCATATGCTTACTTGGCAGTCAGTCCCCCAAGCATGAGCAAGCAGTTTGATGAG ATCGCCGCTGCAGCATCAAATAAATCTACTATCAAAAAGGACTTAAGATACCCTGATATTGAAGAAAAAGCACTGCAATTTATTCTCGATAGTTGTGAATCAAGCATATCAAAGTACTCCAAGTTTTTGCAA GTAAGTGGCTCTATGGATTTGGATGTGACAACTCCAAAGCAGTTGAATCGAAGAGTGTTTCTGAAACAGCTAGCAGTAGATTTATGTACAAGTGAGCAGAGAATACTATTTCGCGCTCAATAT GTTGCCATGCATGCATGCGCTACTTTGGAATAA
- the LOC105799589 gene encoding ribulose-1,5 bisphosphate carboxylase/oxygenase large subunit N-methyltransferase, chloroplastic isoform X1, giving the protein MKNETRRLRTVKTAHIMITVENDQSPIRASRLGFSSFATFPSLSDKVIPSQFPAMAEASRIFHSTLIPTLSLQLSKPCYNSHVYPSLSLKKAPRPVQCSVSTSETKSTSSNATQEVPWGCDIDSLENAEALQKWLSNSGLPPQKMAIDKVAVGERGLVALKNIRKGEKLLFVPPSLFITADSEWSSPEAGLVLKQYSVPDWPLLATYLISEASAQKSSRWCNYISALPRQPYSLLYWTRAELDRYLEASQIRQRAIERVTDVIGTYNDLRLRIFSKYPDIFPEEVFNMETFRWSFGILFSRLVRLPSMDGKVALVPWADMLNHSCEVETFLDYDKSSQGVVFTTDRAYQPGEQVFISYGKKSNGELLLSYGFVPKEGANPSDSVELPLSLKKSDKCYKEKLEALRKHGLSTSQCYPIQITGWPLELMAYAYLAVSPPSMSKQFDEIAAAASNKSTIKKDLRYPDIEEKALQFILDSCESSISKYSKFLQVSGSMDLDVTTPKQLNRRVFLKQLAVDLCTSEQRILFRAQYILRRRLRDMRSGELRALRIFDGLRNIFK; this is encoded by the exons atgaaaaatgaaacgcGTCGTTTGAGAACAGTTAAAACCGCGCATATAATGATAACTGTCGAAAACGACCAAAGCCCAATCAGAGCCTCTCGCTTGGGATTCTCTTCTTTCGCAACCTTTCCTTCTCTATCAGATAAGGTAATCCCTTCTCAGTTCCCCGCCATGGCGGAAGCTTCTAGAATCTTCCATTCAACACTCATTCCAACACTCTCTCTACAACTCAGCAAGCCATGTTACAATTCTCACGTTTACCCTTCACTCTCTCTCAAGAAAGCACCACGCCCAGTTCAATGCTCAGTTTCCACAAGCGAAACCAAATCGACGTCGTCGAATGCGACCCAGGAAGTGCCTTGGGGCTGCGACATTGATTCCTTGGAGAACGCAGAGGCGCTTCAGAAATGGCTTTCGAATTCAGGGTTGCCTCCCCAGAAGATGGCCATAGACAAAGTGGCAGTAGGGGAGAGAGGATTGGTTGCTTTGAAGAATATCAGGAAGGGTGAGAAGCTTCTCTTTGTGCCTCCCTCGCTTTTCATCACTGCAGATTCA GAGTGGAGTTCCCCTGAGGCTGGTCTAGTATTAAAACAGTATTCCGTTCCAGATTGGCCCTTGTTAGCAACCTATCTTATTAGTGAAGCAAGTGCCCAAAAATCTTCAAGATGGTGCAATTATATTTCAGCCCTTCCTCGGCAACCCTATTCTCTTTTATACTG GACACGTGCAGAGCTAGACAGGTATCTTGAAGCATCTCAGATAAGGCAGCGGGCTATCGAAAGAGTTACTGATGTTATCGGAAC ATACAATGATTTAAGACTTAGGATATTTTCCAAGTATCCTGATATATTCCCGGAAGAG GTATTCAATATGGAGACATTCAGATGGTCCTTTGGCATTCTTTTCTCACGATTG GTAAGGCTACCTTCAATGGATGGAAAAGTTGCCTTGGTTCCTTGGGCAGATATGCTCAATCACAGCTGTGAG GTGGAAACGTTTTTGGATTATGACAAATCATCACAAGGTGTTGTCTTTACAACAGATCGAGCGTATCAGCCTGGTGAGCAG GTTTTCATATCATACGGAAAAAAATCTAATGGAGAGCTGTTGTTATCTTATGGATTTGTTCCAAAGGAGGGCGCTAATCCTAGTGATTCAGTAGAGCTACCTCTATCCCTTAAAAAATCTGATAAATGCTATAAGGAGAAGTTGGAAGCTCTGAGGAAGCATGGATTATCTAC TTCTCAGTGTTATCCCATACAAATCACTGGTTGGCCATTGGAGTTAATGGCATATGCTTACTTGGCAGTCAGTCCCCCAAGCATGAGCAAGCAGTTTGATGAG ATCGCCGCTGCAGCATCAAATAAATCTACTATCAAAAAGGACTTAAGATACCCTGATATTGAAGAAAAAGCACTGCAATTTATTCTCGATAGTTGTGAATCAAGCATATCAAAGTACTCCAAGTTTTTGCAA GTAAGTGGCTCTATGGATTTGGATGTGACAACTCCAAAGCAGTTGAATCGAAGAGTGTTTCTGAAACAGCTAGCAGTAGATTTATGTACAAGTGAGCAGAGAATACTATTTCGCGCTCAATAT ATACTGAGGAGGAGATTGAGGGATATGAGGAGTGGTGAACTGAGAGCTTTAAGAATCTTCGATGGATTGcgaaacattttcaaataa